The genomic stretch AGTAATAAAATGAGAGAAACTTAGGCACTTAAAAGGGGGTCCATATAAACAGATAGAtggagacaaaaaaaaaattgcttatAGAAGATTTATCCTCATTTAATACAATTACTGACACCTGTGATATATGTAAACTCGGTCTAAGTTTAAATAGCCTATGGTCGAGTTACGCTTATGACAACCAACATAAAATTTGTCTATGCATGGCCATGACGCAATGACGTCTTTGGATCCATGTAGGGTTGTGTTAGGTTTGCAACGACCAACGTAAAACTGTCGCATCCCAATGAATGGACACGACGCAATGACGTCTTGGATCCATGTAACCGACTCCGCCTAGTAGGAAAAGGCTTTCTTAAGAGTTAAGAGAGTTACACACTGAATAAAAACTGTAGGAAAAGAATGATCTTTGGCTTGAATTCTTTAATGAAATTACATACCTTTATTCTATTGATGAGGTACGAAGCAATGTGCCCACTAGCTATCTTACGTTCTCCAACAGATGACTCCAAGCTAAAATCAATATCTGGCATTGATGTGAAACCGTACCAGAGTTGATCAGACGGAGGTGGCTTTACATGCAAACGCAATGTCCCTCTGAGGGATTCTACCTTTATTGCCAAAGAGAGCGGAACCTTTTGATAAGAAATAATCAGTTACTCTGAGAATAAAACACCTTTGGctgtttcaataataataataataataaacgcACATATCATCAAATATAAATGTCTCTAGGTGCATGCATCAAAATAGTCTAGAATTGCAATATTATGCACCTTGTCAATGATGTTGTATATTATCAAAAACCTACAAAGTGGTTATGCGTGCAGTGACAAGAAAAATGAAGATAATATTAAGAATCATAACCAAAAAAGATTCAACTCACGCACTTCagttaatttagttattaaaaaattcaGATAAATATATTAACCAACACTTATTGAAAGCAGAAGTCAGTGTTACTCGAAccaatatatttgtatataggAGAAGATGCCAGCTTGCTGCTGAATCTTTCTAAGTAAGAACAGTTTGAGGATTTTCAAATTCAATGTTCTGGTACAAAGAAAAGAGAAGTTTAGCACAAATATGCAATTTTAACAAAAGCCTGTGACTCTCAAGAACCTTCTTGAGATAATCTTGAATTGCATGCTACTTCTGTATAGATTATTCATTTAAATTAACTCATTGTCTTCCAATTGGGAATACTCATGCCCATGGTCATAAACTTGCTGGAAAACAAATGACAATCAGCCACCAGAAAATTACACGATATGATAAACTTTCTATGCAtgtgaaaaaaagaaaaaaaaaaaaactttatgATGTCATGAGAACCTATTTGGTTAGAATTCATTTAATGTAACTTTCAAGTAGTATGTTGTAGTACATACACCATTTCAAAATACCGGTCATATATATTGAAATCAAAAGAAAACTAAATAATAATGGTCTCATTGGAGGCTTCCTGTTTGGCATGTTTGATATGGATTTGTGCAAGTTTGCTAGTCAGTGTCTACCCATTCAGTTTCAAGGAttcagaagaagaaagaaagcaatTTTGTGACATTGCAGTTTATGGGTAATGTGAGTGGTACAGCAATGGTTGGAAAGAAACACCCGTATACTCAATGATATTTCATTACCTCTTAAATTTGTTATGCATCACATGATTTTCAAGAACCTATCTTTTCAGACATGCAAAGGGATTGACTCTAATACAGTTACTAATTTTGTACGAGTTCTTTCATTATGGTTTCTTTTACTGATTTTATTTGTTGGGGATTTCTTATCCTACAATCTTGATTGTTTCTTTATCCAGCTttaccttataaagttcttttATCAATACACACACAAAGACCTCCCTTGTGGTTAATTTTCATTGGTCTTTGTGTACAAGACTACAGCAGCAAAGTCTCTATATTTTCCAACAAATGGACAGTCTCTTCACTGGTTTGGTAAATCTCACGGAGAAGTTAATTCAAGTTACTCAAACAAGaagttatttttcaaaaaatttagggTGAAATAACAAGCTCGTGTGCCAAAATATAGGAGGATCTGTGCAACACACACACTATTTAACTGAGAAAAAAGGAATAAAGGAGAGAAGATGCCAATTTATTATGACCACACCACATTAGTGAAATAGCAGAAATTTAATAACAGTGAAAGGGACTGGTAAAGTGTAAATGAAAGAAGAAACCATGGAATAAAGGAGGAAAATATAAGAAAATGGTACCTGTGAAACCTGTTTGGCAAGAGACTTTAATATAGATTTCCATCTTGATCCAGTTGAGGAAGACAAAATCTTCTTAAAGCTCTTAGACACATCTGCTAATAGAAAGCAAGAAATGATGGAAGTAAATTGAAgtttgaaaaataacaaaaaagtaTTGGATGTTCAAACAATAATGAAAGTGGAGACCTCATGTCCTGTTTTTATTTCCATTTTTCAtttacttttttgtttttgttttaaaattgtGTGAGGGAGATAGTTAAAATAGGAAATATAAATTGTTTTAACTATTGTCACCTTGACAGAATCCTTAAAATGGGAAACACAAAAAATGGGATAAAAAAAGAAGCCAAACAGGCCCATAATTGTGAAACAGATTGAACAATCTCCGAGACAACCAAGTTCAAGTAGATTTCCCGGAAGAAAGACAAACAACATAAATAATTGTGTTTGAcacaactcaagaggaaagttCAGTATAGGATGCACGTAGAAAATGCATAAATAACTGGACTTGATAGGACTCATCACTAACCAGTGTTCCAATCATCATCgtcttctttttcctcttgtAAATCATTCTTTCTTTCCTCAAGATTCAATTGTTTTCCTAAATCTTCAAAACCTTCAAGAAGATCTGATGGGACAGCTCCTCCATCACTTACCTCTGGATTTGAGTCCTCTGTTTCAAGTTCACCAACTTCAAGCCTTGTTTCAATCTCTACCACCACACCTCCAGAATATTCAATGTCAACTTCAAAGGCCCATACTTCACTCAGTTCCATAGGAAGAACCCTCATTCTAGCTATACAAGGTGGAACATTCCCAGTATTGATGTCAGTACAGATGACTTCACCAATATAGCTGGGAGTCCTCATATTGGACAATGATCTCtgttagattttaataaaaaaataataagaataagaaattaaagaaggaAACTTAACAAACAACAACCACCTCTCTAGCAGCAACCATAATGAAATTAACAAGTAGTGCACTATGACCATAAGTCCATGACGGAATTGCTGCATAAACATTGGTGGGGAAAACAAAATGCATGATTACATTCTCTCCAATTctatccaaaaatatttttaaatcaattaattaCATTTTCCATTCACCAGATTGAAAAACTCTGAAACGGAAGAGATGCCTTTTGATTAGTTAAACTAACAAATTTTCTTTACAAAAGAACACATTTGGAAAGAACAGTGGCTGTGATTcttaatgttttatatttagCACAATTTAAATTCTATGAGTATAACCTTGAGCTTTATCGAAgaactaagaatgaaaaggtTACTCAATACTCAAAAGATAGAATATCTGTTATCATGTTTCCAGCAACAATAAGCAAATATTCTCAATTTGAATAACAAGTGCAGATAAATGCAAGAAATTCATAATTAAGCACAATGATCTCCACTTATACATTGATGCAAAAGAAAGATAACTAAACAAACTCACACGAATCCAATGGGACAAGTACAAACCTGAATCCGTGATTGAATCGATTTCTTCAACTCTGTGTTTCCTTTGACATCAAAAAATAGTCGAGAAATCAACAGATTCCAACATAATGTTCCCTCATCAATGCCAAACTTCTCCTCAGCATCAGCATCATCTACTACCAAGGAACTCTTATGCTTTCCTGTTGGAGCATTTTTCATCAATCCAGTGGCCAAAACTGCATCTTGACCAGCACGAAGCTTCTCGCTGTACTTTTTTTCGTCATGGCCTAACAATAAAGCTGAACTTGATTTATGTTCCAAACCAACCCGGGAAGTTCTTTTCGAAAACTTCTTCAAAAGTTGACGAACCTTTGAGGAAGCACTATCAGGCTTACTAGATCTTTCTACCGTATCAACACTTATTCCTGCTGATGGTTTCATAAAAGAATGAAATACAGAATTTAAGGATGTTAAATAATTATGAAATTCTTCATGCAACTGGGAGAACCATTTGATTTTATCCTTTTGATCACATGAAACCAGATGGAGAGCTTTACACCAGGCTTCTTTCTCCCATGAAGTTTCGAGATATATGTAGAGGGTTTTGCTTCCATCATATATTGCAGAGCCCTTACTTTCCAATTTGATGGGGAACCTTTTTGCCCTATTAAGTAAACCATTAATCAAATAAGAACTTGAAACATTTAATTTCTTGAATGAAtgatcaataaataaaataaaattcatctCTCCAATATTATGAAACGAATACCCCCAAAATCCATGCTATCACATGACACCCATTTTTAAGAAGCAGAAAAAGACAAAGAAATGACATTCTCTATATGAATACACATATGAGGAGAATTCAGAAAAAGAAGTCCATTTTTACAGCTTTGAAGTTTTGAATCAAATgttgaaataaaaaatcatgCACAATGCACTTGAAAATGTTTGCCTTTGAAAGGAATAAAATAAGTTACAGAAGACGACTGCAACTCTAGCATAACCAATTTAGTCAAGAATATAATACTCACTACGGTAATTCATTATAACCTattcatttcttttctttacaCTGATACTAAATAGTTAAACCCATGTATGCGTGTGCAGTTAAGAGAAAACCAGCAATGATAGGAATCACAAACAAAAGAGAGGCAGCATGAGATAAAATTGGAAAAAAGGATATGCATGAATATCACCAAATAAACATCGACACTCTTCCTATTTACTGTGAGAAATTAGATACCACCAAATGAAAGTGACTACAAAATCACATTACCATTTTCTTGAAGAAAAGCTTGAAGCTGACACAGCCTGAACTGTGCAGCCCTTGAGTTCAATTGTTCTCTGCAAACCATCAGACTCTCTTAGAAGAAGCGATTGACCCTTGATCTGCCCATACATTTTGATAGGGAAAACCTCTAAGAgctccctttttcttttttgttcttttgatgGTTTATCCAGCCATGATCTCGAAACTTCTTCTGATTCTAGAACCCATAGAACACCCTGCAAGAAGCTAATTAGAATTAGATGAGGAGTAATAAGATGGATTAAAAATTGTGGAAATTAATGATTCCCAAATGAAGGTTTCAAATCTGTAATTTAGTATTGCATAATCAAAACCTAAAACCTAACAGAGTACCGTGCGGAGTTCCTTACTGGGTTTTCCCCACCCTATGTACAAGACTTTCCTTTTTCCAAATTCTTTAAACATCaatattttctttgaaatcattGTGATTAGTGGCACAAGGCTTGGTTAacattaaaataactattttccATAAATCAGAAGCTCtactttccttctttctttctatttccATTTCCCAATTCCAACCACTAAGAGCCAAAAATGCGAAGGACTAACTAATTGCTTCCTATGAAACTCAGTTTTATATCTGCAGATAAATCGCAGTCTTCAGTTTACACGAAGCATACACCAAATAAAAAATGAAGCTCACGtcaacagaaaaaaaaaaggcaaaagAAACTGAAGAACATACAATGAATTTTACTCGAAAGCATAAAAAATCAGctcaaaatattattattgtacCAGCATTATTATTAacgaattaatttaattaattgattaatatCATTCAGTTTGCTAAAGCGCGTAACGtagtaatataattaaaaatacgattaatttaaatttaaattttgaaagaaaaaaaaagagggagaaaaagaaggaTTTGAGTTGAGTTGAGTTGAGTTGAAGAATCGAAGAACCTGCTTCTTGGAGACGAAATCGAGAGACTGGAGAGGATCGAGCTCAGCGGGTGGTGGTTGGGAAGCAGCGATTCGGGATTGGTCTCTATCGGCCTTAAAACGCAGTCGTTTGAGGATGAAGAAGAGTGCGAGAGCTTGGGCCGCAAGAACCGCCGCAACCCCGAGAATGAAGCCAACAAAAATCAGAGCAGATACCCACACCATTCTCGATTCTGACTGACGCTGACACCAGAGCTTGGATTGAATAAGAGACTCTGAGAAGTTGAAttcaagtgagagagagaggaagttggaagatggaaaatggaatgaagaagaagagttgcTTTGTTTCGTTGTTGTGGGAAACAGAACACAAAGGAAGGAAGGAAGGAAGGAAGGAAGCGCGTTGTGGGAAGAAAGAAACACGTAACAGTAACAATAACAGTAACAGTAACAGTAACGGCCAGAGACACAGTCGCACCGAGTCATTTCCAAtaatctatttttaaattagtaaattgtCTATTTGACCCCTGAATATCAAAACACttatcaaatttatttattaataaataatatttattttatatttacgaaaaataatttttataagaaaaaaatatttaaaatattaattttgtttaggaaaaagtttttattaatattctagataaaaataataatttattttctatataaaactattttttttgttcgcaaataaatttgtttataactttaaatttcaaatataaaaattataatattttataaaatatatttgtaaaaaaattataaataaaaatacctCCAACACGATCAattttttctcaaaaaatagatgcttttgaattggtttagTTCTTGTTTGattaatgtttattttttttctaaaaaacaGATCATATGCCAGTGCTATTTATTTACCCAaacagaaaaaattaatttgactgCAATTTCAAGAAAAATAGAGACGAATGTTATTATTTTGGACAGACAAATAATTgaacttcttttctttttttttaaatattatttatatatcaaaattaatcattaaaattaattatcaatatatttatatataaatatatgtataatttaatttatttttaatgtatatttatatttaatatatattttatattaataattatttttaatgattaattttaatgaacacgtaatatattttttttttcttagtaAAATAGCCCTCCACATTGAATTCGGGTAAAGTACTAATGAGGTTAACTCAGGTCACGACTAAATGCTTAAATACTCAAATAACACCAACGTATCAACGAAGATACCTCTTCAAAAATCACAAGCATCAAATTCTATCAAAAAGGTTGtacaaaagaataatataatatttggtgtaattcagaaaataaagctttgaaataataaaataagtgGCCTGGACTCATAAGAATTCAGAATCACAAGAAAAGAAAGGTATACCTTCAAAAATATCTGTAAGAGAAACTTGAACCATGCACCGGGCTACCGACCCTTCAAGTTCATGATCAATCAATAggatacaaattttaaaaatattcttaaattttattttgtttcaattttgtcgcataaatttttgtttcatattaaatatatttttgatagctaattttttaaaaaatttaaaatcaattcaacaacaatttcataagaacaatCCTCAACTCAAGCAAATCaaatataatttcatatattattattagattagtcttaatttttttaaaaatttagccataaaaaatatatttgatataaatcgaaaattttttggacaaaatttaaacaaaataaatttagagatatttttaaaatttttgtcaaactttaggagtaaaaaatatactttaccctaaTAAAAAACATCAAATTTTACTCATagtttattaaaagaaaaatataaaaaactatcttttagttagttaacgtgagtttttcttttaattctaaaaaacaaaaaatctttttttatttaaaatttaaaatttattattaaagatttataatttagaatttaaaatttaagataaataaaataattttaaaaaggtcGACCGATATTtgccaaaaaatattttcattaacattattttttaatccaCATGCCTTGAATTATATGCAATTTATCTAACAATAACAATAGCAACCACAAATAAACTATTACTTTTATTCAGGATATTTAAGATGCtgataatttattaaaaaataataaataaaattaatattgtactcaaaacaataaaatttaaaagacaaTACTACTcaactacaaaaaaaaatagccatatttttaaaatattcctTCTAACTTAATATAACCCAAAATAtctaacaaaatttttattttatttcaccATAAATCTCTAACTTTTCACTACCACTCCATCTACTTGTAAATTGCAACCACTATAACTCTACTGATGCAAAATTGTATCAAGAAATagaaaattagataaaaattcagaaaaaatagaataaaaattcttaaaattaaagtcaaaagagagaaaatagaattttcaattacatcatacatatttacattaatatattttatttatatttataatataattttttaattagacTAGACCCAATACTAATTTTAACATTATTCTCTCCTTCAAAATAACTGTCTTCAAAAGTTgtaagaaaaaattataaatcattattaaatttataaaagtaaattacaaaaaattaattctaaaacaatattttttataccactgcttaaaataaaaattaaccaCCAGACCACGAGGATcttattgtttaaaaaaaaaactagattttttttagtatattttggaACCAGAGtttaagaaaacaaaagaaaaattacagATTCATTATTCTCCGAGGTAAAGAGACCCTTTTACAGTAATCATCAAGTAATAATCTAAGGCTATGAGGTGGTTGATCAAGAAAATAGTATTCCTATTGTATTTTCAAGGTTTCCTTTGTGAGCTAATCTACACTCCTGTTACTCTCTCTGTAGATATGTCTTATGACTCTTATCTGTATTTTTCAGCTTTGCTTCATGATGGAACCTATCTTTCTAACTAGACTTTTCAGGTGTTTGTGCATGTGTTCCAATTTCGTGAGCACTATTACTGCTGCTTGTGAATCTGATTCCACCATTACCTTCCTAAATCCTAGCTCCCAGGCCATTTGTATACTGTGGAGAACGCCAAATCTCTGCTCGAAAAGTCACACAGCTTCCAATGTTAATCATAAAGCTACCAATCCAATGTCCTTGTTCATCCGAATGAGCCCTCTACAATCCGCTGCCTGCCATGCTATTAACAGCCCCATCCGTAGTCAACTTAGTCCATCCTTCATTTGGAGGTTACTTTTTAGAAGTTGACCCAATATTTGGTCTATTCTACAAGATCTGAATTTGGGCTGAGCCAACATATTGGAAGCCTAACCGGGAGGATCCCTTCCCTTCCCTTCTTTCATTCCTAGAGATGGAAAAGAGGAGTAAGGAACTCGCTACTGCAACCGACCCAGATACCGTCGGTAGTCGCTGGCTTGCATTGAGGAACCGCTATCCAGCTCTTATCTTACagagtatattttatttttgaattactggactcaattgaaaaaaaatatatggcTGTTGCTGATTTgcttaatttctatttttttcactATTGTATATTTCTCAATTTGGAGTAGTTAAACTAGGATTCTGATAATATGCATGGCTGCAAAGTTAATTTGCTTGCTAGAAATAAGACAGATATTTAATTTACTATGTATAAAGATGGTTGGTTTCCTTCAATAAATGGATGTTAGTTTCAATAAGAAGGATGTTTAATTTACTATGTATACAGATGGTTGGTTTTCTTCAATAAAAGGATGTTTGTATATGGATGGTTGGTTTCCTTCATATGAAAATCGCCATCGAAGTGACTGATGTTGTGAAACCGAGGCATGTTATGGTGGTCCCAAATGAAGGGATGCAAATTTCTAAAGAACCAGGGATACAAAGATTCTTGAGAATCAAGTTTGATGTTATGTTCCCTTTAAGGCTTTCCACATATCAGAAACATGAGCTTAAGAAGATTATGAGAAAGGATTATGAATTGTCATCATGAACatgatatatataaataaactaATTCTTTCAATCTTTTATCACTTACACTGATATATGTATGTAGTGTAATTTTCAGCACTAGTCTTAAAAAAATTGTGCATAATACTAATAAACAAGGCATGGTTGGTTACTGCTACACAGGTTTTGAAATTGATAGCAAAAAATTATTACTGtgtaaaaattgaaaaatgaaaatattttttgtttgtaaCTTGAGCATTGTCTATTAAGGTAGTTAAATATAGTTATATTGTAATTTACATAACTAAGTATAACACCACAAGTGGCCCtggattttgtttttaataatattattataacacGTTACTACTTGTTATGTGTAAAGTGTGTATGGTTCACCTTATGAGTGGTTTCAGTTAAAGAAGTTATAGGCTTCTTATTTAGTTTGTCATATTAATTGCTTATTATAAAAATGACTTGTCTCTAGATATTTCCCTAAGGACTAAGGTCCCATGACATGATATTATTATGAATTAAAGTTGGATTTGAGTTAAGCCATTAAATATGGTACACGAGTGGTATTTTAGTTTGGTcaatttgttaattatttattatcaaCTAAAgcggatgttcattttactatgTATGGGGATAGTGCTTTCATATGAAAAGTTAACCATTGGTTTTTTGTTTGATTTGCTAGATTCTACATACACATGTTCTGTAGGTTTCTTTTGCTATATGGTTTAGATTagatttagtttaattttgctTGAATTGAAGTTGGATTTAAGTTAAGTCATTTAAACATGGTGCACGAGTGGTATTTTGGTCAATTTGTTAGTTATTTCTTATTAACTAAAGCGGGTATTCATTTTACTATGTATGCAGATGGTTCTTTCATATGAAAAAGTGGATGTTTATATGGGTTATACTATTGATCTTTTGCTTGATTTGCTACATTCTGCTTGCACATACTCTATAGGTTTCTTTTGCTATGTGGTTTGGGagttataaaaaaattcgaTTAGATTTAATTTAAGTTTGCTTAAATTGAAGTTGGGTTTGAGTTAAGCTAATTAAGCATGGTTTGATGGATGTTTCTTTGTTTTGTGTAAAACACAAGGAGAAGATTTGTGTTCAAATGGACAATTCAACTATATTTGGGGAAACTTTGTGTTTACTTATGGATAAGTTTGTGCCTTGGTGAATTATGATAGAGACAAATCTTGGTGACCAAGAAGATGTTCTTGTATAAAATGTATTTTCTTAGTCTATGAGAATTTGTAATGGGAAATATTATTAATTGATGTAGAAATATTATATCTAATTACTCTTTTGATGGTAGCGTATAGTAAAAATTTTGTTTCACATATTGTCTATGCTTATATTTTAATCGGAAAAAGAATGTACATTAAGGGGAAAAAGAATTATACTCCATCTAAAGATAAAGAAGGAATCTTATTTCCATTTACATAGATGAATTTATATTAAAGGAAAAAAGAATAGCATTATCTTCTATATTTTAATTCTTTATATATTTCCTCTAGTGTACATATACACAATTGTTTTTGTTACAATATGAAGAAGCTCTAATCTAAACTTCGtgaatctttaattaaaatCGAACCATCTCATAAACCTATTTTC from Arachis stenosperma cultivar V10309 chromosome 9, arast.V10309.gnm1.PFL2, whole genome shotgun sequence encodes the following:
- the LOC130948645 gene encoding uncharacterized protein LOC130948645 isoform X2, yielding MVWVSALIFVGFILGVAAVLAAQALALFFILKRLRFKADRDQSRIAASQPPPAELDPLQSLDFVSKKQGVLWVLESEEVSRSWLDKPSKEQKRKRELLEVFPIKMYGQIKGQSLLLRESDGLQRTIELKGCTVQAVSASSFSSRKWAKRFPIKLESKGSAIYDGSKTLYIYLETSWEKEAWCKALHLVSCDQKDKIKWFSQLHEEFHNYLTSLNSVFHSFMKPSAGISVDTVERSSKPDSASSKVRQLLKKFSKRTSRVGLEHKSSSALLLGHDEKKYSEKLRAGQDAVLATGLMKNAPTGKHKSSLVVDDADAEEKFGIDEGTLCWNLLISRLFFDVKGNTELKKSIQSRIQQFRHGLMVIVHYLLISLWLLLESYIGEVICTDINTGNVPPCIARMRVLPMELSEVWAFEVDIEYSGGVVVEIETRLEVGELETEDSNPEVSDGGAVPSDLLEGFEDLGKQLNLEERKNDLQEEKEDDDDWNTDVSKSFKKILSSSTGSRWKSILKSLAKQVSQVPLSLAIKVESLRGTLRLHVKPPPSDQLWYGFTSMPDIDFSLESSVGERKIASGHIASYLINRIKAGIWETLVLPNCESICIPWMLAEKNDWVPRTVAPFIWINQEFAVDSSNDSNNQPSGGVKANACTSSTGSDHKQQRPKIPKPSKEPTSKSSYSALPQSSSSQPSLESSRKLEELTTPLLENDKPQETRDSEPFGTPSQNDEDETSEHRMEDNSQIISVDRSLVAEKRNHSIEQDEGTPRKMGRRERMFDLRKKMGEKFEEKRRHLEEKSRHIVEKMRGP
- the LOC130948645 gene encoding uncharacterized protein LOC130948645 isoform X1, with amino-acid sequence MVWVSALIFVGFILGVAAVLAAQALALFFILKRLRFKADRDQSRIAASQPPPAELDPLQSLDFVSKKQGVLWVLESEEVSRSWLDKPSKEQKRKRELLEVFPIKMYGQIKGQSLLLRESDGLQRTIELKGCTVQAVSASSFSSRKWAKRFPIKLESKGSAIYDGSKTLYIYLETSWEKEAWCKALHLVSCDQKDKIKWFSQLHEEFHNYLTSLNSVFHSFMKPSAGISVDTVERSSKPDSASSKVRQLLKKFSKRTSRVGLEHKSSSALLLGHDEKKYSEKLRAGQDAVLATGLMKNAPTGKHKSSLVVDDADAEEKFGIDEGTLCWNLLISRLFFDVKGNTELKKSIQSRIQQFRHGLMVIVHYLLISLWLLLESYIGEVICTDINTGNVPPCIARMRVLPMELSEVWAFEVDIEYSGGVVVEIETRLEVGELETEDSNPEVSDGGAVPSDLLEGFEDLGKQLNLEERKNDLQEEKEDDDDWNTADVSKSFKKILSSSTGSRWKSILKSLAKQVSQVPLSLAIKVESLRGTLRLHVKPPPSDQLWYGFTSMPDIDFSLESSVGERKIASGHIASYLINRIKAGIWETLVLPNCESICIPWMLAEKNDWVPRTVAPFIWINQEFAVDSSNDSNNQPSGGVKANACTSSTGSDHKQQRPKIPKPSKEPTSKSSYSALPQSSSSQPSLESSRKLEELTTPLLENDKPQETRDSEPFGTPSQNDEDETSEHRMEDNSQIISVDRSLVAEKRNHSIEQDEGTPRKMGRRERMFDLRKKMGEKFEEKRRHLEEKSRHIVEKMRGP
- the LOC130948645 gene encoding uncharacterized protein LOC130948645 isoform X3, which encodes MVWVSALIFVGFILGVAAVLAAQALALFFILKRLRFKADRDQSRIAASQPPPAELDPLQSLDFVSKKQGVLWVLESEEVSRSWLDKPSKEQKRKRELLEVFPIKMYGQIKGQSLLLRESDGLQRTIELKGCTVQAVSASSFSSRKWAKRFPIKLESKGSAIYDGSKTLYIYLETSWEKEAWCKALHLVSCDQKDKIKWFSQLHEEFHNYLTSLNSVFHSFMKPSAGISVDTVERSSKPDSASSKVRQLLKKFSKRTSRVGLEHKSSSALLLGHDEKKYSEKLRAGQDAVLATGLMKNAPTGKHKSSLVVDDADAEEKFGIDEGTLCWNLLISRLFFDVKGNTELKKSIQSRIQRSLSNMRTPSYIGEVICTDINTGNVPPCIARMRVLPMELSEVWAFEVDIEYSGGVVVEIETRLEVGELETEDSNPEVSDGGAVPSDLLEGFEDLGKQLNLEERKNDLQEEKEDDDDWNTADVSKSFKKILSSSTGSRWKSILKSLAKQVSQVPLSLAIKVESLRGTLRLHVKPPPSDQLWYGFTSMPDIDFSLESSVGERKIASGHIASYLINRIKAGIWETLVLPNCESICIPWMLAEKNDWVPRTVAPFIWINQEFAVDSSNDSNNQPSGGVKANACTSSTGSDHKQQRPKIPKPSKEPTSKSSYSALPQSSSSQPSLESSRKLEELTTPLLENDKPQETRDSEPFGTPSQNDEDETSEHRMEDNSQIISVDRSLVAEKRNHSIEQDEGTPRKMGRRERMFDLRKKMGEKFEEKRRHLEEKSRHIVEKMRGP